The following proteins come from a genomic window of Pseudomonas sp. J452:
- a CDS encoding OprD family porin: protein MQVMKWSALALAVTAGTTQLAFASAQSESKGFVEDSDLVLSNRNYFFQRDFKNNAPGQNMREEWAHGFMSEFASGFTQGTVGVGVDAYGYMGIKLDSGRGRDGTGLLPANSEGGSQDNYGEAGGSVKARISNSVLKYGEMRTGAPVFATSHSRLLPETATGFNVTSEEIENLSLEGGYFTAYNNRASTNSDDELLINYGAGEIGDSIGYLGGSYSFTDNLSVTLYGSKFEETWNQYYVNTNWALPISEGQSLTFDLNIYDTSDTGDSLQGEVDNTTFSLAAVYALGGHSFLAAYQEVDGDTPFDYVGGDSIFLSNSMQYSDFNGANEKSWRVGYTYDWSDLGVPGLTTMVTYVEGYDIDGTDADVNGGYAGLQGEDGEHQETDLDIKYVIQEGAAKDLSIRLRQAFHYANDDQAEGDLHEFRVIMDYPLDVL from the coding sequence ATGCAAGTGATGAAGTGGAGCGCACTGGCCCTGGCCGTAACCGCCGGTACCACCCAACTGGCTTTCGCCAGCGCACAATCCGAGTCCAAGGGCTTCGTCGAAGACAGCGACCTTGTGCTGAGCAACCGCAACTACTTCTTCCAGCGCGACTTCAAGAACAACGCGCCTGGCCAGAACATGAGAGAAGAATGGGCCCATGGCTTCATGTCCGAGTTCGCCTCGGGCTTCACTCAGGGCACCGTTGGCGTGGGCGTTGACGCTTACGGCTACATGGGCATCAAGCTGGACAGCGGCAGGGGCCGTGACGGTACTGGTCTGCTGCCGGCAAACTCCGAAGGCGGCTCCCAGGACAACTACGGCGAAGCCGGCGGTTCGGTCAAAGCACGCATTTCCAATTCGGTACTGAAGTACGGTGAAATGCGCACTGGCGCTCCGGTCTTCGCTACTTCCCACAGCCGCCTGCTGCCGGAAACCGCTACCGGTTTCAACGTAACCAGCGAAGAGATCGAAAACCTCTCCCTGGAGGGTGGCTACTTCACCGCTTACAACAACCGTGCCTCGACCAACAGCGACGATGAGCTGCTGATCAACTACGGTGCTGGTGAAATCGGCGACAGCATCGGCTACCTGGGTGGTAGCTACAGCTTCACCGACAATCTGAGCGTCACCCTGTACGGCTCCAAGTTCGAAGAAACCTGGAACCAGTACTACGTGAACACCAACTGGGCCCTGCCGATCAGCGAAGGCCAGAGCCTGACCTTCGACCTGAACATTTATGACACCAGCGATACCGGCGACTCCCTGCAGGGTGAAGTCGACAACACCACTTTCAGCCTGGCAGCCGTATACGCCCTGGGCGGCCACAGCTTCCTCGCTGCTTACCAGGAAGTGGATGGCGACACCCCGTTCGACTACGTTGGTGGCGACTCGATCTTCCTGTCCAACTCCATGCAATACTCCGACTTCAACGGCGCCAACGAGAAGTCCTGGCGTGTAGGTTACACCTATGACTGGTCTGACCTGGGCGTTCCTGGCCTGACCACAATGGTAACTTACGTTGAAGGCTACGACATCGACGGCACCGATGCCGATGTCAATGGCGGTTATGCTGGCCTGCAAGGCGAGGACGGTGAGCACCAAGAAACCGACCTGGACATCAAATATGTTATCCAGGAAGGCGCGGCCAAGGATCTGTCCATCCGCCTCCGTCAGGCGTTCCACTACGCCAACGACGATCAGGCAGAAGGCGATCTGCACGAGTTCCGCGTGATCATGGACTACCCGCTGGATGTCCTGTAA
- a CDS encoding HIT family protein — MFTLDSRLQQDTLLIGDFPLCRLLLMNDASYPWFILVPRREAVSELFQLDNADQQALWLETTRLAETLKDAFVADKMNVATLGNVVSQLHMHVIVRRREDAAWPAPVWGKHPAKAYEPEQIAAVRERLRLVLTEDFCFAEG; from the coding sequence ATGTTTACCCTGGATTCACGCTTGCAGCAGGACACATTGCTGATTGGAGATTTCCCCCTTTGTCGCCTGCTGCTGATGAATGATGCCAGTTACCCCTGGTTCATCCTGGTGCCGCGGCGTGAGGCCGTGAGCGAGCTGTTCCAGCTCGATAACGCCGATCAACAGGCGCTCTGGCTGGAAACCACGCGCCTGGCAGAAACGCTCAAGGATGCCTTTGTCGCCGACAAGATGAATGTCGCGACATTGGGTAATGTGGTCAGTCAGCTGCATATGCATGTGATTGTGCGCCGGCGAGAGGATGCTGCCTGGCCTGCGCCGGTCTGGGGCAAGCATCCCGCCAAGGCTTACGAGCCTGAGCAGATCGCTGCTGTACGTGAGCGCCTGCGTCTGGTTTTGACGGAAGACTTCTGCTTTGCCGAGGGTT